Part of the Sporomusa termitida genome, TCAGCCCCGGCACCAGCGGCACCATAGACTGCAGCGTCATAAGCGCAATGCTGGTTAGTGGTGCCCAGAGACCATAGGAGAGAATAAACTGGCGCAGACCTTCAAAATTTCGACATTTTAGATAGGTAATGCCTTCAGTAGCAAACTGTTGCACTCCCGGTAAACCAAAATAAGCGGCTACAACCAGTCCTAAGACACAAATCTTGGCAATAATTATGCAGTTTGGTTCCGGACGGGTCATTCAGCCACCTCCATGCCTGGGGTTGTATAAGATAATATCTGTTTTGCCTGTATAGCTCAGCAACCTAAATAGTATACCCGTTGCACGTTTTATAATTAAACAAAAAACAGATAAATCCTGCATTAGGAACAGTTTGGCTTGTCGAATGTTAGCAACGCCGGCCGCTGGCCATAGGTGTTTTTGACAGTTATCAGCAGAAAGTGCTGATAGGCAAAAAAGAAACCGGCAGCTTAGCGGCCGGTTTCTTTTTTTTGGCGTTTACGGGCCTGGTGGCTGGCACTGTCCGGTTCGCTGGGGATAGCGTCTGCAGGTTCAACCATGCCCAGATGCTCATTGCTGTTGGGAAACAGTGCTTTATAATTAGTTGAACCCGGAATATCCTGCGGTGTGTCTGAACTCCCGTACCGGGCCACTGCCTGGAGCGCATCCTCGCCGTCATAACCGACTGATCCGAGTGTATCTGCGTCCAGAAAACTGCGTTGAAAAGGCGGCGCAAGCGCTTCTTCCTCCAGTGGCCGGCCGGCAATAGCCGTTTTTTCAAGGTTTTCCTGGCAATGAATACACTGGGTGGCCCAGGGCTGTGCCTCCAGCCGCGCGGGCGCTATCTCCGCCCCACAATGGTCACAGCGGCCATAGGTGCCATTGTGGATTTTTTCCAACGCCCGTTCAACATTGCTTAAAAGCACCTGTTCATTGTCATGGAGGCCGAGATCCTTGCTGCGCTCAAAGGTTTCGCTGCCCAGGTCAGCCGGATGGTTATCATAGGTTGACAGTTCACCTGTCGTACCGGACAAGGCCGAATTTAGCCCGGTAGCTTCCAGGCGCTGCAGTGTATGAGCCAGTTCAGCTTTTTTTGCTGTCAGCCGGGTTTTAAATGCTGCTAATTGTCCGGGGTGCAAGCATAAGCCCCCTTTCTAATGGATAAATTTTGCGACCTCCGCCAGCCGCAGCCGCTCCTTGAATTGTTTAGGCTGTTCATCGCTGTAGCCGAGGCAAATGATGGCCACAGCCCTGAGCCGGGGCGGGGCCTCAACAATCTCGGCGACCTTCTTTTCATCAAAAGCGCCGACCCAGCAGGCGGCAATGCCTAAGCCTTCAGCGGCTAACAGAATATTCTGGGTTGCTGCCGCTGTATCCTGCAGGCAGTATAACTGAGCGCCCCGCTCGCCATAACGCTCATTCGAGCGGGCCGGATCAGCCAAAACAACGACAACAGTGGGGGCGTCGCTGACTTGCTCCTGATCAAAGGCGACATTGGCCAGTTTTTCTTTTACCGACAGGTCCTGTACTACATAAAAATACCAGGGCTGCAGATTACCTGCGCTTGGCGCCATATTGCCAGCCTCTAAAATTCTTGTTAAGGTTGGTTCGGGAATTTGTGCAGATTTAAAATTACGGACACTGTGGCTTTCTCGTATACAGTCAAAGACGTCTTTGGTCATGGTTCAGCCTCCTTTGAATTCTACTTAAAATGTACCGTTTTTTGTTTCAACAAACCGGACAATGTCGGCAATAAAACCACCGATACCGGGAATGTTGAGCATGATTAACTGTTTGAGAAAAGCGAGCAGTAGGGCAAATACCAGGCTGGCTCCAATTGCGATGCCTAAACCGCGGGCAATACCGGCCACAAAATTTGTGAAAATCAGCCTGGCCGGACGTTCCAGCATTTCCATGTAATCAGCAAACCGCATAGCTTCCAACCGGTTGACAAGCCGTTCCAGCTGTTTAGCGGCAAACTCAGGTTGCTTTTCCTCAGTATAATTAGTATTTACCCGATTTTTATTGTCCATGCAAACAGTCCTCCACTTGTGTTATTATTCCCTAATGAAAAAAAATAAACCGGGATGAGTCTCCCGGTTTATCATGCTTACATATTTTTTACGACAGTAGTGCACCGGTCACAGAGTGAAGGGTGCTCTGTATCCTGGTTCACTGTTGAGCTATAAATCCAGCAGCGTTCACATTTGAGGCCCTGCGCCGGTGCAACTAAAACAGCCAGTTGCAGGTCTGCGGCGCGATAGGCTTCACCCGGAGCTTGGGCAAATGTATTTAATAAAGCTACATCAGAAACAATGAGCAGTGTGGCTAAATCATCCTGAATCGCGGTAAGCGCAGTCAGTTCGTCACCGGCAGCATAAAGGGTGACGGCAGCATCCAGGGAATGACCGATCACTTTGTTGCGGCGGGCCGTTTCGAGGGCTTTAGTGATTTCGCCGCGCAGTGCCAGGATTTTATCCCATTTCGCCTCCAGCGCCGGCTCGAAATATTCCGGATGAGCCACCGGCCAGCTTGCTAATTGTACGCTTTCCGGACGCCCCGCTGCTTGCGGCATGTACTGCCAGACCTCTTCGGCGGTAAAGGTCAATACCGGGGCGACAACGGCAACGAGGGTATTAAGAATTTCATACATAGCTGTCTGAGCGGCCCGGCGTTCAACCGAAGCCGGCAATGCAGTGTAAACACGGTCTTTAAGGATATCGAGGTAAAAAGCGCTTAAATCTACAGCGCAGAAGTTGTGGACGGTGTGATACAGGAGATGAAACTCATAGTCTTCATAAGCCTGGGTAACCTTGGCTCTGACTTGTTCCAGCCGCATAAGCGCCCAACGGTCAATCTCCAGCAACTGATGATAGGCAACCTTGTCGGTAGCCGGGTTGAAATCATGCAGGCTGCCTAAAATATAGCGAAAAGTATTGCGGATTTTCCGGTATACTTCAGCCAGTTGCTTGAGAATATCTTTGGAAATCCGGATATCAGCCTTATAATCGGCCGAGGCTACCCACAGGCGGAGGATATCAGCGCCATACTGCTTGATAACCTCCTGGGGAAAGATGGTATTGCCGATCGACTTGGACATTTTCCGGCCGTCACCGTCCACGACAAAACCATGGGTTAAAACTGCCTTATAGGGAGCAGTTCCCCGGGTAGCCACTGAGGTTAACAGTGATGACTGGAACCAGCCGCGATGCTGGTCGCTGCCTTCCAGGTAAAGGTCGGCCGGCCACGTAAGTTCCAGGCGCTGTTCGAGGACGGCGGCATGGCTCGAGCCGCTGTCAAACCATACGTCCATAATATCGGTCTCCTTGCGGAATTCGTTATGGCCGCAATGCGGGCAGGCAAAGTCCCGGGGTAAGATTTCTTCCGGTTTTCTGGCCCACCAGGCATCTGATCCTTCGAGACGGAACACTTCTTTAATAGCATGAATTGTCTCGTCATTAATTATATGCTGATTACACTTAATACAGTAGAAAATCGGAATCGGCAGGCCCCATACCCGTTGCCGTGAGATACACCAGTCCTGGCGGTCGGCCACCATATTATGAATGCGGTCTTCACCCCAGGTCGGAATCCATTTAACATCATTGGCAATCGCAGCCAGGGCTTCGCTCCGGAAGCCGTCAACCGATGCAAACCATTGTTCAGTTGCCCGGTAAATGATGGGGTTCTTGCAGCGCCAGCAGTGCGCGTATTGATGTTTGATCGAGCTTTTGCCCAGCAGTAGGCTAAGGGCTGCCAATTCTTTAATGACCGGAACATTGGCGTCAGCTACTGCCAGCCCTGCAAACTTACCGGCTTCGGCAGTGAATTTACCGGCCGGGTCAACCGGGTTGATGACCGGCAGACCATATTTCATACCTACCTCAAAGTCTTCCTGGCCATGGCCGGGAGCGGTATGAACACAGCCGGTACCGGCTTCCAGCGTGACATGCTCACCGAGGATAACGGGTGATTCACGGTCAAAGAATGGATGGCTGAAGACCATGCCTTCAATGGCGGCGCCTTTCATTGTGGAGAGAACCGTATATTCGCCCAGGTTATTGGCTTTAACCACGCTTTCTACTAATTCACTGGCTAACAGATATATTTCGTCATTTATCTCCACCCAGGCATATTCAATATCAGGATGGACACAGATGGCAACATTCGCCGGCATTGTCCAGGGGGTCGTCGTCCAGATAACGGCATATACTTTGGCGGCGTCAACACCTACCGGCAGGTTGCCTTTATCATCGATAAGCGGAAATTTAACATAAATCGAATGCGATTTTTTCTCGGCATACTCAATCTCCGCTTCCGCAAGGGCTGTTTCACAGGAAGTGCACCAATAGACAGATTTAAGGCCTTTATAAATATACCCTTTTTTGGCCATTGCCCCGAATACTTCAATCTGCTTGGCTTCATACTCCGGATACAGCGTTACGTACGGGTTTTCCCAGTCACCGGCAACGCCCAGCCGTTTGAAATCCTCCCGCTGCAGGTCCAGGCATTTGAGGGCATACTGTCTGCACTCACGGCGTAAATCAAGTGGATTTAGTTCATGCCGGTTTAAGCCGAGAATCTTGATGGCTGCATGTTCAATAGGCAGGCCATGAGTATCCCAGC contains:
- a CDS encoding TraR/DksA C4-type zinc finger protein gives rise to the protein MHPGQLAAFKTRLTAKKAELAHTLQRLEATGLNSALSGTTGELSTYDNHPADLGSETFERSKDLGLHDNEQVLLSNVERALEKIHNGTYGRCDHCGAEIAPARLEAQPWATQCIHCQENLEKTAIAGRPLEEEALAPPFQRSFLDADTLGSVGYDGEDALQAVARYGSSDTPQDIPGSTNYKALFPNSNEHLGMVEPADAIPSEPDSASHQARKRQKKETGR
- a CDS encoding nitroreductase family protein, whose protein sequence is MTKDVFDCIRESHSVRNFKSAQIPEPTLTRILEAGNMAPSAGNLQPWYFYVVQDLSVKEKLANVAFDQEQVSDAPTVVVVLADPARSNERYGERGAQLYCLQDTAAATQNILLAAEGLGIAACWVGAFDEKKVAEIVEAPPRLRAVAIICLGYSDEQPKQFKERLRLAEVAKFIH
- a CDS encoding DUF5665 domain-containing protein; translated protein: MDNKNRVNTNYTEEKQPEFAAKQLERLVNRLEAMRFADYMEMLERPARLIFTNFVAGIARGLGIAIGASLVFALLLAFLKQLIMLNIPGIGGFIADIVRFVETKNGTF
- the ileS gene encoding isoleucine--tRNA ligase, with translation MLILDYSKTLNLPQTEFPMRANLPEREPKMLEYWREHQIYEKKLTKGKGQTKFVLHDGPPYANGNIHIGTALNKILKDIIVKYKSLQGFDAPYVPGWDTHGLPIEHAAIKILGLNRHELNPLDLRRECRQYALKCLDLQREDFKRLGVAGDWENPYVTLYPEYEAKQIEVFGAMAKKGYIYKGLKSVYWCTSCETALAEAEIEYAEKKSHSIYVKFPLIDDKGNLPVGVDAAKVYAVIWTTTPWTMPANVAICVHPDIEYAWVEINDEIYLLASELVESVVKANNLGEYTVLSTMKGAAIEGMVFSHPFFDRESPVILGEHVTLEAGTGCVHTAPGHGQEDFEVGMKYGLPVINPVDPAGKFTAEAGKFAGLAVADANVPVIKELAALSLLLGKSSIKHQYAHCWRCKNPIIYRATEQWFASVDGFRSEALAAIANDVKWIPTWGEDRIHNMVADRQDWCISRQRVWGLPIPIFYCIKCNQHIINDETIHAIKEVFRLEGSDAWWARKPEEILPRDFACPHCGHNEFRKETDIMDVWFDSGSSHAAVLEQRLELTWPADLYLEGSDQHRGWFQSSLLTSVATRGTAPYKAVLTHGFVVDGDGRKMSKSIGNTIFPQEVIKQYGADILRLWVASADYKADIRISKDILKQLAEVYRKIRNTFRYILGSLHDFNPATDKVAYHQLLEIDRWALMRLEQVRAKVTQAYEDYEFHLLYHTVHNFCAVDLSAFYLDILKDRVYTALPASVERRAAQTAMYEILNTLVAVVAPVLTFTAEEVWQYMPQAAGRPESVQLASWPVAHPEYFEPALEAKWDKILALRGEITKALETARRNKVIGHSLDAAVTLYAAGDELTALTAIQDDLATLLIVSDVALLNTFAQAPGEAYRAADLQLAVLVAPAQGLKCERCWIYSSTVNQDTEHPSLCDRCTTVVKNM